The Mycobacterium riyadhense sequence GCCCGTTGTGGGCAACAAGGCCGGCGACGGCGGCATCACGGTGCGCTACCTGACCCCACATTCCAAGTGGTCCATCCACTCCGCATACCAGGACAATTTGTACATGCTCACGCTTTCCCGTGGCGGGCAGGCGATTTGGATGTCAGACGTTGATGCGGCGAAGATCGGCGTGAAGGACAACGACTGGATCGAATGCACGAACCGCAACGGTGTAGTGAATGCGCGTGCGATCGTCAGCCACCGGATGCCCGAAGGCTTGGTCTTCATGTATCACGCGCAGGACAAAGCGGTGGACGTGCCCCGTACCGAGAAGACCGGCAAGCGCGGCGGCATCCATAACGCGCTGACCCGGATCATGATCAAGCCGTCACACCTGATCGGGGGCTACGCCCAGCAGTCCTTCGCCCTGAATTACCACGGCCCCACCGGAAACCAGCGCGACGAAGTCACCACGATCAGGCGGCGTTCGCAAGAAGTGGAGTACTGACATGAAAGTCATGGCTCAGCTCGCGATGGTGATGAACCTCGACAAATGCATTGGTTGCCACACCTGCAGCGTCACCTGCAAGCAAGCCTGGACCAACCGTGGCGGCATGGAATACGCCTGGTTCAATAACGTGGAAACCCGTCCTGGACAAGGATATCCGCGGGGGTACCAAGACCAGGAAAAGTGGAAGGGCGGGTGGACGCTCAACAAGCGCGGGAAGTTGACGCTCAAGTCGGGATCCAAGCTGCGCAGGCTGCTCAATATCTTTGCCAACCCGGACTTACCTACGGTGTCGGATTACTACGACCCGTGGACCTATGACTACGAGAACCTGCTGTCAGCGCCGGCGATGGACACGACGCCGGTGGCTCGTCCCAAGTCGCTGATCACCGGCCAGGACACCAAGGTGACCTGGGGCGCAAACTGGGATGACGACCTTGGCGGCGGCCCCGAGCAAATTGGCCGGGATCCGCTGCTGGCCAAGGTCTCTGACAAGGTGAAGCTTGAGTTCGAGCAGACGTTCATGTTCTACCTGCCCCGCATTTGCGAACATTGCCTGAACCCCGCGTGCGCCGCGTCCTGCCCGTCCGGCGCGATCTACAAGCGCAGCGAGGACGGCATCGTGCTGGTCGACCAGGACCGGTGCCGCGGTTGGCGACAATGTGTCACCGGGTGTCCGTACAAGAAGATCTACTTCAACCACAAGACCGGCAAGGCCGAGAAGTGCACGTTCTGCTACCCGCGCGTGGAGGTGGGCATTCCGACGGTGTGCTCGGAAACCTGCGTCGGCCGGTTGCGCTATATCGGGGTGCTGCTCTACGACGCCGATGCGGTTGCGGCCGCGGCATCGGTGCAGGACGAGAAGAACCTGTATCCGGCGCAGCTTGGCGTGTTCCTCAACCCGCACGACCCGCGGGTGGTCGCCGAGGCGGAGCGTGCGGGCATCTCGAGCGAATGGATTGAGGCGGCGCAGAATTCGCCGGTATACCGCCTCATCGTCGACTATCAGCTGGCGCTTCCGCTGCACCCGGAGTACCGCACCATGCCAATGGTCTGGTACATCCCACCGCTGTCCCCGGTCGTCGACATCCTGGCCAACACCGGCTACGACGGCGAGAACAAGAACAACTTGTTCGGCGCCATCGACGCCCTGCGCGTCCCCATCGAATATCTGGCCGAGCTGTTCACCGCGGGCGACGTCGGACCGGTACGTCTTGCGCTGCAACGGCTTGCGGCGATGCGTTCGTACATGCGGGCCGCGAACCTGGGCGAGGAATTCGACGACACGATACCGACATCGGTACGGCTGACTGGCGACGAGATCGAATCGATGTACCGGCTGCTGGCGATCGCCAAGTATGCCGACCGTTACGTGATCCCCAGCGGCGCAGGGTCAGACGCGCACCGCCTCGACGCATTGGCCACCGGCTGCAGCCTCGACGGTGACGGTGGGCCTGGGATGACGGCATTCGACGCGATGGCCGACAAGTTCCATCTCACCAATGGCAACGGCAACGGCAATGGCAACGGCACCAAGCCCCGAACGGTCAACCTGCTCAATTGGGACGGGAAGAGCACCGATGGGTTGGTGCCGACCAAATGAAGATGCCGATGTTGCAGCGACGGCTGGAACGAAGCGTCGCGCTCTCAGAACGTGATGCGCGGCTGGTATGGCGCATCGCCGCGCTGCTCCTGGACTACCCCAGCATGCAGATGCTCGCGATGATCGATCAACTCACCACCGCGGCAATGGAACTGCCTGCATCCGTGGGCACACCGCTGCTTGATTTCCTGCGTGAGCTCATGTCGGGTGAGCCGATGCAACTGGCTGCGCGCTACGTCGAGACATTCGATATGCGCCGGCGTGCCAGCCTGCACTTGACCTACTACGCCTACGGAGATACCCGCAAGCGTGGCATGGCGCTGCTGCGCTTCAAGCACGCCTACCGGCAGGCGGGGATGCACCTCGGCGACGGCGAACTTCCCGACTACCTGCCGCTTG is a genomic window containing:
- the narH gene encoding nitrate reductase subunit beta; this encodes MKVMAQLAMVMNLDKCIGCHTCSVTCKQAWTNRGGMEYAWFNNVETRPGQGYPRGYQDQEKWKGGWTLNKRGKLTLKSGSKLRRLLNIFANPDLPTVSDYYDPWTYDYENLLSAPAMDTTPVARPKSLITGQDTKVTWGANWDDDLGGGPEQIGRDPLLAKVSDKVKLEFEQTFMFYLPRICEHCLNPACAASCPSGAIYKRSEDGIVLVDQDRCRGWRQCVTGCPYKKIYFNHKTGKAEKCTFCYPRVEVGIPTVCSETCVGRLRYIGVLLYDADAVAAAASVQDEKNLYPAQLGVFLNPHDPRVVAEAERAGISSEWIEAAQNSPVYRLIVDYQLALPLHPEYRTMPMVWYIPPLSPVVDILANTGYDGENKNNLFGAIDALRVPIEYLAELFTAGDVGPVRLALQRLAAMRSYMRAANLGEEFDDTIPTSVRLTGDEIESMYRLLAIAKYADRYVIPSGAGSDAHRLDALATGCSLDGDGGPGMTAFDAMADKFHLTNGNGNGNGNGTKPRTVNLLNWDGKSTDGLVPTK
- the narJ gene encoding nitrate reductase molybdenum cofactor assembly chaperone, producing MKMPMLQRRLERSVALSERDARLVWRIAALLLDYPSMQMLAMIDQLTTAAMELPASVGTPLLDFLRELMSGEPMQLAARYVETFDMRRRASLHLTYYAYGDTRKRGMALLRFKHAYRQAGMHLGDGELPDYLPLVLEFAATVDPVQGERLLAEHIPVLELLRLSLLDSGSTYAGLLTAILATLPPISTADRRRIAELAAQGPPDEDVGLEPFAMDPLMAEGRR